One window of Candidatus Glassbacteria bacterium genomic DNA carries:
- a CDS encoding site-specific DNA-methyltransferase: protein MLNHTKHFLINDDARKISYLEDQSVHLILTSPPYWTLKKYRTEIDQLGSIEDYDLFVLELEKVWKECFRLLVPGGRLVCVVGDVCLSRRKFGRHLVVPLHADIVTSCRKVGFDNLNPIIWQKISNANYEVQRGSKFLGKPYEPNSIIKNDFEFILMQRKPGGYRKPTEEQRKHSKISKSDFNKWFRQFWNLSGASTKDHPAPFPLKLAYRLVSMFSFIDDTVLDPFCGTGTTMLAAMQTNRHSIGVEIDAEYCQYTLKRLKAGSNQLFSKYDIRYYSADDLDTVKLIKQA from the coding sequence ATGCTAAATCACACCAAACATTTTCTTATAAATGATGATGCTCGAAAAATATCTTACCTCGAAGATCAAAGTGTGCATTTAATACTTACATCTCCACCATATTGGACTCTAAAAAAATATAGAACTGAGATTGATCAACTAGGCAGTATTGAAGACTACGATCTTTTCGTCCTCGAATTGGAAAAAGTTTGGAAGGAATGCTTTAGACTATTAGTTCCAGGTGGTCGTTTGGTCTGCGTTGTTGGAGATGTATGTCTATCCCGCAGAAAATTTGGCAGACATCTGGTCGTTCCACTTCATGCTGATATTGTTACCAGTTGCAGAAAGGTCGGTTTTGATAACTTGAATCCAATTATTTGGCAAAAAATATCCAATGCCAATTATGAAGTTCAACGTGGTTCCAAATTTTTAGGTAAACCATATGAACCAAATTCAATTATTAAAAATGATTTTGAATTCATTTTAATGCAAAGAAAGCCAGGTGGTTATCGTAAACCAACAGAAGAACAAAGAAAGCACTCTAAAATTAGCAAATCTGACTTCAATAAATGGTTCAGACAATTCTGGAACTTGTCTGGTGCATCTACTAAAGATCATCCCGCACCTTTTCCTCTTAAATTAGCTTATCGATTGGTAAGTATGTTCTCATTTATTGATGATACCGTTCTTGACCCATTTTGTGGTACCGGTACTACTATGCTAGCAGCGATGCAAACAAATAGACATAGCATTGGCGTAGAAATTGATGCCGAATATTGCCAGTACACACTTAAAAGACTAAAGGCAGGATCAAATCAATTGTTCAGTAAATATGACATTAGATATTATTCTGCAGATGATTTGGATACCGTTAAACTCATAAAACAAGCCTGA